The Vicia villosa cultivar HV-30 ecotype Madison, WI linkage group LG1, Vvil1.0, whole genome shotgun sequence genome includes a region encoding these proteins:
- the LOC131658408 gene encoding pathogenesis-related protein PRB1-3-like, with protein sequence MRTFLFFIVLLFFFSSSSVISTVSAHETPTTTPATPSTQQPSTPSKKGRGRRRRNAAKFFGFVRANRTMYLYNQTELAKEFMHAHNWVRKEYKLPPLAWSENLASFARKYLMERYDDCKLVHSTANYGENMFWGKKLHWTPSDAVYYWYKEKDSFDFNTLKCAPPPKLCEHFTQIVWRDSSHVGCALQHCKNVGTGMLIACEYDPPGNFVNENPLVHTT encoded by the coding sequence ATGCGTACATTCCTTTTCTTCATCgttctcctcttcttcttctcctcctccTCCGTCATCTCCACCGTCTCCGCCCACgaaacaccaacaacaacaccCGCTACTCCATCCACACAACAGCCTTCCACGCCATCTAAAAAAGGCCGTGGTCGCCGCCGTCGCAATGCAGCCAAATTCTTCGGATTCGTTCGTGCAAACCGCACAATGTATCTATACAACCAAACCGAATTAGCCAAGGAGTTCATGCACGCGCACAACTGGGTGAGAAAGGAGTACAAGCTCCCACCTTTAGCATGGAGCGAAAACCTCGCGAGCTTCGCGAGGAAGTATCTCATGGAAAGGTATGATGATTGTAAACTGGTTCATTCTACTGCGAATTACGGGGAGAATATGTTCTGGGGGAAGAAACTGCACTGGACACCTTCTGATGCGGTTTATTACTGGTACAAGGAGAAAGATTCGTTCGATTTCAATACGTTGAAGTGCGCGCCGCCACCGAAGCTTTGCGAACATTTTACGCAGATTGTTTGGAGAGATTCTTCGCATGTTGGATGTGCATTGCAGCATTGCAAGAACGTTGGCACTGGGATGCTTATCGCGTGTGAGTATGATCCGCCGGGTAATTTTGTAAACGAGAATCCTCTCGTTCATACTACTTAA